A single region of the Fusarium fujikuroi IMI 58289 draft genome, chromosome FFUJ_chr05 genome encodes:
- a CDS encoding related to spherulin 1B precursor, with amino-acid sequence MFPNAVIYATAALLGCSSFAAAAPQGKTSEVSLTTKLGLADTFVDRYSLLPEDKDFLFNFNSTPSAIANSQTFPALTGSGLSLASAQIPGCSMIMLHTHPRASELFAVMSGRVYTEAVPEAGVLDAEGKPRVIRNEISAGQATIFYQGTKHYQVNPDCEPASAIAAFPSEDIGFAAVAPGLFSIKDDAVIRLLGEAVDGEDIEKIRASIPMDMGIKVDECLAKCGKQKRQA; translated from the exons ATGTTCCCTAACGCCGTGATATACGCTACTGCTGCTCTCTTGGGCTGCTCGTCCTTCGCGGCCGCAGCTCCTCAGGGCAAGACATCTGAGGTTAGCTTGACTACCAAGCTGGGACTCGCCGACAC CTTCGTTGATCGCTATAGTCTTCTTCCCGAGGACAAAgactttctcttcaactttaACAGCACTCCCAGTGCTATAGCTAACAGCCAGACTTTCCCTGCTCTTACAGGCTCTGGCCTCAGTCTGGCTTCCGCTCAAATCCCAG GCTGCTCTATGATCATGCTTCACACTCACCCCCGAGCCTCCGAGCTCTTTGCCGTCATGTCCGGCCGCGTCTACACCGAAGCCGTTCCCGAAGCCGGCGTCCTCGACGCCGAGGGAAAGCCTCGCGTCATCCGCAATGAAATTAGCGCTGGTCAAGCTACCATCTTCTACCAGGGAACCAAGCACTACCAGGTAAATCCCGACTGCGAGCCCGCCAGTGCCATCGCTGCATTCCCCTCCGAGGATATTGgctttgctgctgttgcgCCTGGGCTGTTCTCTATCAAGGATGACGCTGTCATTCGTCTTTTGGGAGAGGCcgttgatggtgaggatattgagaagaTCAGGGCTTCTATTCCCATGGATATGGgcatcaaggttgatgagTGTCTCGCCAAGTGCGGTAAGCAGAAGCGTCAGGCTTGA
- a CDS encoding dioxygenase-like protein has product MASQITVTPISTPAESNIDFGAIVSNVDVENISDADFDVIREALFTHQVLVFKNQNHLSPKAQYEITQRFDPEAAGSYGHGKTIDAKRSILHPDLKTIPHQPQVQVIGNGFVEEYEGLKNIQLRHPHHRTFHSTTIPDEKDLDFTRFYRWHIDAALYGLAPPVVTSLLAVRVPGGRKQTLVYDDGTNEELTVPLGTTAFVSGCAMYDRLSPEDKEFVRTTKVEYAPHPYVWMSGAKSRSDGLGLVSEGKEIPVEDLPPVEEGKIQILPMCWRNPVTGRLALQVHPSAVRKLHLADGTVIDDLTAVRERVHELQRPGIAPEKVYPHDWEQGDLVLFHNRGVIHSVVGAFAEDEVRLFRQCNIAGSKLPEGPVPVAVGV; this is encoded by the exons ATGGCCTCTCAAATAACAGTCACTCCCATCTCAACACCCGCCGAGTCAAACATTGACTTTGGCGCCATCGTCTCAAACGTTGACGTTGAAAACATCAGTG ATGCCGACTTTGACGTAATCCGTGAAGCACTCTTCACCCACCAAgttctcgtcttcaagaaccagaaccatcTGTCTCCCAAGGCCCAGTATGAGATTACCCAGCGCTTCGATCCTGAAGCTGCGGGCTCTTATGGCCATGGAAAGACCATTGACGCAAAGCGCTCAATCCTCCACCCTGATCTCAAGACCATCCCTCATCAACCCCAGGTGCAGGTCATTGGAAACGGCTTTGTTGAGGAGTACGAAGGACTGAAGAACATTCAGCTCCGCCATCCTCACCATCGCACATTCCACTCCACCACTATCCcagatgagaaggatctgGACTTCACCAGGTTCTACAGATGGCACATCGACGCGGCTCTGTATGGCCTAGCTCCCCCCGTGGTAACATCACTCCTCGCTGTCCGTGTTCCAGGAGGTCGCAAACAGACCCTCGTCTACGACGACGGAACCAATGAGGAGTTGACTGTCCCGCTTGGCACTACAGCGTTTGTGTCGGGTTGCGCCATGTACGACCGGCTTTCGCCTGAGGATAAGGAGTTTGTGCGTACTACAAAGGTTGAATACGCTCCGCATCCATATGTTTGGATGAGTGGTGCAAAGTCTCGCTCCGATGGTCTGGGCTTGGTCTCTGAAGGCAAAGAGATTCCTGTCGAGGATCTTCCACCTGTTGAGGAGGGAAAGATCCAGATCTTGCCTATGTGCTGGCGTAACCCTGTCACAGGCCGTTTAGCACTCCAGGTCCATCCCTCTGCCGTTCGAAAGCTGCACCTCGCGGACGGAACCGTGATCGATGATCTTACTGCCGTTCGGGAGCGAGTCCACGAACTTCAGCGTCCTGGTATTGCTCCTGAAAAGGTCTATCCTCATGATTGGGAGCAAGGAGATCTTGTTCTCTTTCATAACCGAGGAGTGATCCATTCAGTGGTTGGTGCTTTTGCGGAAGACGAGGTCAGATTGTTCCGACAGTGTAACATTGCTGGTAGCAAGCTACCTGAAGGGCCAGTGCCTGTTGCAGTTGGTGTTTAA